One genomic window of Bacteroidota bacterium includes the following:
- the pckA gene encoding phosphoenolpyruvate carboxykinase (ATP): protein MNEFGLKAKDATVASLGLGNVSGAYWNLNVSEMVEETLLSGEGSLTDTGALAVDTGEFTGRSPKDKFIVEDKITKDTIWWGDVNFKFDADKFDRLYNRVTAYLSGKEVYVRDCYACADPKYRLNIRVVTESAWANLFANNLFLRPSRAEILKFKSDWTIIQAPGFKASPEIDGTRQHNFTIMNFTRKIILIGGSAYTGEIKKGIFTLLNFTLPHEKGVFPMHSSANIGKDGDTALFFGLSGTGKTTLSADPHRGLIGDDEHGWADKSIFNFEGGCYAKCVGLSREKEPEIFNAIKFGALLENTEFTGDTNTVDYHNISKTENTRAAYPIHFIENAVEPSVGGIPKNIFFLTCDAYGVLPPISKLTPGQAMYHFISGYTAKVAGTEVGVTEPTLTFSACFGKAFLPLHPTKYAELLGKKLKDHKVNVWLINTGWTGGPYGVGTRTKLTYTRAIITAAMKGALDKVKYETLPVFGLSMPTSCPEVPAEILNPRNTWKNKDSYDTKAASLAAAFIKNFEQYASAANKEIMAAAPKASAVNA, encoded by the coding sequence ATGAACGAATTTGGATTAAAAGCTAAAGACGCAACCGTTGCAAGCCTTGGATTAGGAAATGTGTCCGGTGCCTACTGGAATTTAAATGTTTCCGAAATGGTTGAAGAAACACTATTAAGCGGTGAGGGAAGTCTCACAGATACTGGAGCTTTGGCTGTTGATACGGGAGAATTCACCGGACGTTCGCCAAAAGATAAATTCATAGTTGAAGATAAGATCACCAAAGACACTATTTGGTGGGGTGATGTGAATTTTAAGTTTGATGCCGATAAGTTTGACAGATTATACAATCGCGTTACTGCCTACCTGAGCGGAAAAGAAGTGTATGTGCGTGATTGCTATGCCTGCGCCGATCCTAAATACCGACTCAATATCCGTGTTGTTACAGAATCGGCATGGGCTAATTTGTTTGCCAACAACCTGTTCCTGCGTCCATCACGTGCAGAAATACTCAAATTTAAATCAGATTGGACCATCATCCAGGCACCGGGTTTTAAAGCGAGCCCAGAAATTGATGGTACACGCCAGCATAACTTCACCATAATGAATTTTACACGTAAAATAATCCTTATCGGCGGAAGCGCTTATACCGGCGAGATCAAAAAAGGAATTTTTACGCTTTTGAATTTCACCCTGCCGCATGAAAAAGGAGTATTTCCAATGCACTCTTCGGCCAATATAGGCAAAGATGGTGATACAGCGCTCTTCTTCGGGCTTTCGGGCACAGGCAAAACAACTCTTTCAGCCGACCCTCATCGCGGACTTATAGGTGATGACGAACATGGATGGGCCGACAAATCGATCTTCAACTTTGAAGGTGGATGCTATGCTAAATGCGTTGGTCTTAGCCGTGAAAAAGAACCTGAGATATTTAACGCCATAAAATTCGGCGCACTCCTTGAAAATACTGAATTTACAGGCGACACCAATACTGTTGATTACCACAATATCTCAAAAACCGAAAACACACGCGCCGCCTATCCTATTCATTTTATTGAAAATGCAGTGGAGCCTTCGGTTGGCGGAATACCAAAAAATATTTTCTTTTTAACCTGTGATGCTTACGGTGTATTACCCCCAATATCTAAACTTACTCCCGGTCAGGCTATGTATCACTTTATTTCGGGCTATACCGCCAAAGTCGCCGGTACTGAGGTCGGGGTCACAGAACCAACTCTCACCTTTTCTGCTTGCTTTGGCAAAGCCTTTTTACCATTGCATCCTACTAAATATGCCGAGTTACTTGGAAAAAAATTAAAAGACCATAAAGTGAATGTCTGGCTCATTAATACCGGCTGGACAGGCGGACCTTACGGAGTAGGTACACGCACAAAACTCACATATACACGTGCCATTATCACCGCAGCTATGAAAGGCGCACTCGACAAAGTAAAGTATGAAACACTTCCCGTATTTGGTCTGAGCATGCCAACTTCTTGTCCTGAAGTTCCTGCCGAAATTCTAAATCCGCGCAATACCTGGAAAAATAAAGATTCATACGACACCAAAGCAGCAAGCCTTGCAGCAGCCTTTATAAAAAACTTTGAACAATATGCCAGTGCTGCCAATAAGGAAATTATGGCTGCGGCGCCAAAAGCATCTGCTGTTAATGCATAA
- a CDS encoding DUF423 domain-containing protein: MYNRFLIIAGISGALSVALGAMGAHALKAVIAPELLQTYEKAVQYQVYHTFGLIAVALLMQSNPAKFLRWSGNLFIAGIVLFSGSLYFLSTRSLIGIEGMRWVGAITPFGGLSFITGWLFFSFSFLKKNHEL, encoded by the coding sequence ATGTATAATCGTTTTTTAATTATTGCAGGAATCTCCGGAGCTTTGTCTGTGGCACTTGGAGCTATGGGTGCCCATGCGTTAAAAGCGGTCATCGCACCCGAACTTTTACAGACCTATGAAAAGGCTGTACAATACCAGGTGTATCACACATTTGGACTGATCGCTGTGGCACTGCTTATGCAAAGCAATCCAGCTAAATTTTTACGCTGGTCGGGTAATTTATTCATTGCGGGAATTGTTTTGTTTTCAGGCTCATTGTACTTCCTTTCAACACGGTCACTTATCGGGATAGAAGGAATGCGCTGGGTTGGCGCTATTACACCGTTTGGGGGACTTTCGTTTATAACAGGTTGGTTATTTTTCTCATTTTCATTTTTAAAAAAGAATCATGAACTCTAA
- a CDS encoding T9SS type A sorting domain-containing protein — MLSGSLQNVSIQVSIRIDTNAFPAGVYFVRVELHNKVLTGKLVKQ; from the coding sequence CTGTTATCTGGCAGTCTGCAAAATGTATCCATTCAGGTTAGCATTCGTATTGATACAAATGCATTTCCCGCAGGAGTTTATTTTGTTAGGGTTGAGCTGCATAACAAAGTGTTAACCGGAAAGCTTGTTAAACAATAG
- a CDS encoding carboxypeptidase M32: MNSKYEQYRALLRKTADVNFANAVLGWDQEVMMPPKGAEHRAQQSATLAGISHERSTSGELGKLLNDLKSDASLSELEKLNIKRSLKDYTDRKKFTTEFVETLSHAISEAFQAWQTAKKESNFKLFAPKLEKLVELKRKECEIYGYKDHPYDAQIDQYEPGTTTKDIDTLFADVRKQLVPFIKQIADAPQNNSSFMYKHYDKEKQWHYGLDTLKQMGYDFEAGRQDLSSHPFTTNFGPQDVRVTTRIDENNFNEMLWSCIHEGGHALYEQGLSSENYGLPCGETISLGIHESQSRLWENNVGRGLTYWKAQYPELQKLFPENLKDISVTSFYKAMNQVKPSLIRTNADELTYHTHIMIRFEIEKALIQGSIQVNQLPEYWNSKYKEYLGLDVPNDAHGVLQDVHWSHGSFGYFPTYSLGSFYAAQFYAQAVKDLPGLEKEIENGNTLPLLTWLRDKVHRHGRFFTAEELCINITGEKLNFNYFMEYAQKKYTGIYELKSLELRSNG; encoded by the coding sequence ATGAACTCTAAATACGAACAATACCGCGCTTTACTTCGCAAAACGGCTGATGTGAATTTTGCAAATGCTGTGCTTGGCTGGGACCAGGAAGTAATGATGCCGCCTAAAGGTGCGGAACACCGTGCACAGCAGTCTGCAACACTTGCAGGTATCTCACATGAACGATCCACCAGCGGGGAACTTGGCAAATTGCTGAATGACCTGAAGTCGGACGCCTCTCTTTCTGAGCTGGAAAAACTCAATATTAAACGCTCCCTAAAGGATTATACTGACCGTAAAAAATTTACGACTGAATTTGTCGAAACGCTCAGTCATGCTATCTCAGAAGCTTTCCAGGCCTGGCAAACAGCCAAAAAGGAAAGCAATTTCAAACTATTCGCGCCTAAACTGGAAAAGCTGGTTGAATTGAAACGTAAAGAATGTGAAATCTACGGTTATAAAGATCATCCTTATGACGCACAGATCGATCAATATGAGCCCGGTACAACCACCAAAGACATTGATACATTATTTGCTGATGTCCGTAAACAGCTCGTTCCATTCATTAAACAAATTGCCGACGCTCCACAGAACAATAGCAGCTTCATGTATAAGCATTATGATAAGGAAAAGCAATGGCACTATGGCTTAGATACATTGAAACAAATGGGCTATGATTTTGAGGCGGGCAGGCAGGATCTGTCCTCTCACCCATTTACCACAAATTTTGGCCCACAGGATGTTCGGGTAACCACGCGTATTGATGAGAACAACTTTAATGAAATGCTATGGAGCTGCATTCACGAGGGTGGTCATGCACTCTACGAACAGGGCTTGTCTTCCGAAAATTACGGACTACCATGCGGGGAGACCATCTCCCTGGGTATCCATGAATCTCAATCACGACTTTGGGAAAACAATGTGGGCCGTGGACTGACTTATTGGAAAGCGCAATACCCTGAGTTGCAAAAACTGTTTCCTGAAAACCTGAAAGATATCTCTGTCACGTCGTTTTACAAAGCAATGAACCAGGTAAAACCATCGCTTATCCGTACCAACGCAGATGAACTGACATACCATACGCATATTATGATACGCTTTGAGATAGAAAAAGCTCTTATTCAGGGATCTATCCAGGTGAATCAGCTTCCTGAATACTGGAACAGCAAATACAAAGAATACCTCGGACTGGATGTTCCCAATGATGCACATGGCGTATTGCAGGACGTACACTGGAGCCATGGCAGCTTTGGCTATTTTCCCACCTATTCTTTGGGAAGTTTTTATGCGGCTCAGTTTTATGCACAGGCGGTAAAAGACTTACCCGGATTGGAAAAGGAAATTGAAAATGGAAACACATTGCCCCTGCTTACCTGGCTGCGCGATAAAGTACACAGACACGGAAGATTCTTTACCGCGGAAGAGTTATGCATAAATATTACCGGAGAAAAACTGAACTTCAACTATTTTATGGAGTATGCCCAGAAAAAGTATACGGGGATTTATGAATTGAAAAGCCTTGAATTGAGATCAAACGGTTGA
- a CDS encoding VF530 family DNA-binding protein: MNINCFKENPGIKSSLKFLRTTPWARKKVEDLYLKTIDNK, from the coding sequence ATTAACATTAATTGCTTTAAGGAGAATCCCGGCATAAAATCGAGCTTAAAGTTTTTACGTACGACACCCTGGGCTCGTAAAAAAGTGGAAGACCTTTACCTTAAAACAATAGACAACAAATAA
- a CDS encoding DUF3817 domain-containing protein encodes MKFNFSNTPIGKLRMTGLAEGTSFLVLLLIAMPLKYIAHLPQAVKVTGWIHGVLFVLYIIALIRVWLAFKWPFKRLFIAFVAALLPFGTFILDTQLRKEEQTLN; translated from the coding sequence ATGAAATTTAATTTCTCAAACACCCCCATCGGAAAGCTGCGAATGACAGGACTTGCGGAAGGAACATCATTCCTTGTACTATTGCTTATCGCAATGCCATTGAAATATATAGCCCATTTACCGCAGGCAGTAAAAGTTACAGGCTGGATACACGGAGTGCTATTTGTGCTTTATATTATAGCACTTATAAGAGTATGGCTGGCGTTCAAATGGCCGTTCAAACGTTTGTTTATTGCATTTGTGGCAGCTCTACTCCCTTTTGGCACATTTATCCTTGACACTCAGCTTCGTAAAGAAGAGCAAACATTAAACTGA
- a CDS encoding DUF3857 domain-containing protein: MVRLFLASPYIVHSIFFFVFFNIFIGGFSQTYMGIPSWVKIENLKETGVDPKSIKEGYYYVLIDEQFNTVLKHDFYHYATKAVSEIGLDFTSQIEIEFDPSYQKVQIHYIRIYRGGNIIDRTNSSGLKLLKEETERRNGIINENNTLYANLSDIRKGDIVEYAYSVVGRNNIFNNYFSYNFGFAYSVPVGRICRYLLIDKTTQLSILNKNCELKPEIAEAKYITYSWSVINSSIIKLEDNTPSWFDPYPCVQISNCKDWREVKQWYKSLFTIKKYDDTKLKIIIDSVKKQYHGNIDEQISSLVDFTQNHIRYLGNTAGIYSHQPHQPDYVIENRYGDCKDKSLFLCELLKQIDIKSFPVLLNTEKTKSVRTDNPSLREFNHCILAIEFEDRLYFIDPTYSFQRGNFKNKKISNYTTGFILNNNENGFIEIPSDTTSKIVISENFDINSESKDAILTVKSTYTGIEADKVRYTLANNSLVDIQENYRTFYLKYCAQVNVLDTLIASDSESIDEIIVSERYLLKKFWSKNDSSSTKIQKDFMPYILNERILYVSDNIRKQPLAISYPVNIIQTININKAEGWSIESKTIQDDNKFFHYFYKATVNGSLLSLNYKYLSKISDINPEDYTEYKSKVDFVNTNIVMSVSANDVNAKVYGFNWLLMLTSLVSIIFSSILCYQLYKRPYVSKFEKKYDQIGGWLVLVGLGIIFTPIVLSYEVVKLYSDEISINYFYFFFDKSSEYYQPLKGYYVIVENLGNMFLIVASILIIVLFFKKKSSFRVYYSGYRIFNLAFLIIDLILIYGFVDTPVSAEDKILINTEMASVAKMFVQTCIWVPYILFSDRSRHTFVNGHNELNIPHK, translated from the coding sequence ATGGTTCGATTATTTTTGGCCTCACCGTATATAGTTCATTCAATATTCTTTTTTGTTTTTTTTAATATTTTCATAGGTGGATTCTCTCAAACATATATGGGCATTCCTTCCTGGGTTAAAATTGAAAATCTTAAGGAAACAGGAGTTGATCCCAAAAGTATAAAGGAAGGATATTATTACGTTTTAATCGATGAGCAATTTAATACGGTTTTAAAGCATGATTTTTATCACTATGCTACTAAGGCCGTTTCAGAAATAGGGCTTGACTTTACCTCTCAGATTGAAATAGAATTTGATCCTTCATATCAAAAAGTACAAATACATTACATTCGAATTTATAGAGGGGGCAACATTATTGATCGGACAAATTCATCTGGTTTGAAATTATTGAAGGAGGAGACAGAGCGTAGAAACGGTATTATAAATGAAAACAACACGCTTTATGCAAATTTAAGTGACATCAGAAAGGGCGATATCGTAGAATATGCCTATTCTGTTGTTGGACGTAATAATATCTTCAATAATTACTTCAGTTATAATTTTGGTTTTGCATATTCTGTTCCGGTTGGAAGGATATGCAGATACTTACTAATTGATAAAACCACACAACTTTCAATACTAAATAAGAATTGTGAGCTTAAACCGGAAATTGCCGAAGCGAAATATATAACATATTCGTGGAGCGTCATCAATTCTTCAATAATTAAGTTAGAGGATAACACGCCTTCCTGGTTTGACCCTTACCCATGCGTTCAAATCTCAAATTGCAAAGATTGGCGGGAAGTTAAGCAATGGTATAAATCACTTTTTACAATAAAAAAATATGATGACACTAAACTGAAAATAATAATTGATTCTGTAAAAAAGCAATATCACGGAAATATCGACGAGCAAATTTCTTCATTAGTTGATTTTACTCAGAACCATATTCGGTATTTAGGAAATACTGCCGGAATTTATTCCCATCAACCTCATCAGCCCGATTATGTAATAGAAAACAGGTATGGCGACTGTAAAGATAAGTCACTTTTTCTATGTGAATTACTGAAACAGATTGATATTAAATCGTTCCCTGTACTTCTTAATACTGAAAAAACGAAAAGTGTAAGAACAGACAATCCATCCTTGCGTGAATTTAACCATTGTATTCTGGCAATTGAATTTGAAGACAGGTTGTATTTTATTGATCCCACTTACTCTTTTCAACGGGGAAATTTTAAAAATAAAAAGATTTCTAATTATACGACAGGTTTTATATTAAATAATAATGAAAATGGATTTATTGAAATTCCATCAGATACAACAAGTAAAATAGTTATTTCAGAAAATTTTGATATAAATAGTGAGAGTAAAGATGCAATCCTTACTGTTAAATCGACTTATACTGGTATCGAGGCCGATAAAGTCCGATATACTTTGGCAAATAATTCTCTTGTCGATATACAGGAAAACTACCGCACTTTTTATCTTAAGTATTGTGCTCAAGTCAATGTTTTGGATACACTTATTGCCAGTGACAGTGAATCTATAGATGAAATCATCGTGTCGGAACGCTATCTGCTTAAAAAATTTTGGTCAAAGAATGATTCTTCAAGTACAAAGATTCAAAAGGACTTTATGCCATATATTTTAAATGAAAGAATATTATACGTGTCAGATAATATAAGAAAGCAACCACTTGCAATATCTTATCCTGTAAATATTATTCAAACTATAAATATTAACAAGGCAGAAGGCTGGAGTATCGAAAGTAAAACCATTCAGGATGATAATAAATTTTTTCATTATTTCTATAAAGCAACTGTAAATGGCAGTTTACTTAGTCTCAATTATAAATACCTCTCAAAGATTAGCGATATTAACCCAGAAGATTATACTGAGTATAAATCAAAAGTTGATTTTGTTAATACAAATATTGTAATGTCGGTTTCTGCAAATGATGTCAATGCAAAAGTGTATGGATTTAACTGGTTGCTTATGCTCACAAGTTTAGTTTCGATAATTTTCTCATCGATTTTATGCTATCAATTATATAAGAGGCCGTATGTAAGTAAATTTGAAAAAAAATATGATCAAATTGGGGGGTGGTTGGTTTTGGTTGGATTGGGAATTATATTCACTCCAATCGTTCTTTCGTATGAAGTAGTTAAATTATATTCAGATGAAATAAGTATTAATTATTTCTATTTCTTTTTTGATAAATCTTCAGAGTATTATCAGCCTTTGAAAGGATACTATGTTATTGTTGAAAATCTTGGCAATATGTTTTTGATAGTTGCCAGCATACTTATAATAGTTCTTTTTTTTAAGAAAAAAAGTTCCTTTCGTGTTTATTACAGCGGATATAGAATATTCAATCTTGCTTTTTTGATAATTGATCTTATTTTAATCTATGGATTTGTAGATACTCCTGTGAGTGCAGAGGACAAGATTTTAATAAACACTGAAATGGCCTCAGTCGCGAAAATGTTTGTGCAGACATGTATCTGGGTGCCGTATATTTTATTCTCAGATAGAAGCAGACATACGTTTGTGAATGGTCATAATGAATTGAATATCCCGCACAAATAA